Proteins encoded within one genomic window of Trichomycterus rosablanca isolate fTriRos1 chromosome 7, fTriRos1.hap1, whole genome shotgun sequence:
- the rh50 gene encoding rh50-like protein, with translation MKKRSTSLRVRLPALVLTLEVIIIILYVFFVTYDDHANALMQNNMTNPMENAVYQDYPFFADIQVMIFIGFGCLLAFFRRYGFGGMVFNFLTATFAIQWAILVQGFFHFYYDGKIHLGVLNLINAEFACAVVLISFGAVLGKTSPVQLLVMALLEIPIFGATEWMVVEHLKINDAGGSILIHLFACYFGLGVTFILYRPSLNEGHSNESTSYQSDMLSVLGTLFLWVFWPSFNCALALRGDDQHRAILHTFIGLSASTLTAFALSAMLSKNGKLSMADVQNVTLAGGVTVGASVDMMISPAAAYFLGMLGCTACMLGYKYLSPFLARRLRIQDQCGIHNLHGLTGLISTIAGICAILLASEDKYGPSLYQTFSYRAPQEGDTRLGELQALIPGLEAGLGRSAQEQALYQAIALGSTIVIAAVGGVLTGLVLKLPHLASPKDELCFDDEPFFNIPSEQVSLTTK, from the exons ATGAAGAAACGTTCTACAAGTTTAAGAGTGCGTCTTCCTGCTCTTGTTTTGACCCTGGAAGTCATTATAATCATCCTGTATGTGTTCTTTGTGACCTACGATGATCACGCCAATGCACTCATGCAGAACAACATGACAAATCCTATGGAGAATGCCGTGTACCAGGACTATCCGTTTTTTGCTGATATCCAGGTGATGATTTTTATAGGCTTCGGCTGCCTCCTGGCATTCTTCCGACGATACGGATTTGGAGGAATGGTTTTTAACTTTTTGACTGCTACTTTTGCTATTCAGTGGGCAATTTTAGTCCAGGGCTTCTTCCATTTTTATTACGATGGAAAGATTCATCTGGGGGTGCTGAACCTGATTAATGCTGAGTTTGCTTGTGCTGTTGTGTTGATCTCATTCGGAGCCGTGCTGGGAAAGACCAGTCCAGTGCAACTATTG GTCATGGCCTTGCTGGAGATTCCCATATTTGGTGCTACAGAATGGATGGTGGTTGAACATCTGAAGATCAACGACGCCGGTGGCTCCATTCTCATCCACCTGTTTGCCTGCTACTTCGGTCTGGGTGTCACCTTCATCCTGTACAGGCCGAGCCTCAATGAGGGCCATTCCAATGAGAGCACCAGCTATCAGTCAGACATGCTATCTGTGCTCGGTACGCTGTTCCTTTGGGTATTCTGGCCCTCTTTCAACTGTGCCCTGGCCCTCAGGGGGGACGACCAGCACAGAGCTATTCTTCATACCTTCATTGGCTTAAGTGCCTCCACACTGACTGCTTTTGCCCTGTCTGCCATGCTTAGCAAAAACGGCAAGCTCAGCATGGCTGATGTCCAGAATGTCACCTTGGCAGGTGGGGTCACCGTCGGTGCCTCGGTGGACATGATGATCTCACCAGCTGCTGCGTATTTTCTAGGGATGTTGGGCTGCACGGCTTGCATGCTGGGATATAAGTACCTTAGCCCTTTCCTGGCACGAAGACTGCGTATACAGGACCAGTGTGGCATTCACAACCTTCATGGCCTTACTGGGCTGATCTCAACTATAGCTGGCATTTGTGCCATCTTGCTAGCCAGTGAGGACAAATATGGCCCAAGCCTCTATCAGACATTTTCTTATCGAGCACCACAGGAAGGAGACACCCGGTTAGGGGAATTGCAGGCATTGATTCCGGGACTGGAGGCAGGTCTGGGGCGCAGTGCACAGGAGCAGGCCTTATACCAAGCCATTGCACTAGGAAGTACCATCGTGATAGCGGCAGTGGGGGGCGTTCTGACCGGACTGGTGCTCAAATTACCACATCTAGCTTCTCCTAAGGATGAGCTCTGCTTTGATGATGAACCCTTTTTTAATATTCCTTCAGAACAGGTTTCCTTAACCACCAAGTGA